Below is a window of Caldichromatium japonicum DNA.
CCTGGACGAGACCCTGGACCTCGAGCGCAGGTGTCTGCGGATCGACAATGGATCCGGGCGAAGGCGGCGTCTTGAGCTCACCAGCTATCTTGAGGTCGTGCTCTTTCCAGCAGACGCCGATGCCGCACATCCGGCATTTTCCAAGCTCTTCGTCGAGACCGCGCGCGATCCAGGGACCGGCGCGCTCATCGCCCGCCGCCGCCCGCGCTCGGCAGGCGAATCCTGGCCCTGTCTCGTCCATGCACTGGTCGGCGCCGAGGCCGGGCAGTGGGAGACCGATCGGGCACGTTTCATCGGGCGCGGTCATACATTGGCGCGCCCCTTGGCTCTGCTCGGCGCTCTGCCCCTGTCAGGTAGCCTCGGGCCGGTGCTCGATCCGATCCTGAGTCTGCGCACCTGGGTCGAGCTCGAGGCAGGCGAGGGCTGCGAGCTGACCTGGCTCACCGGCGCCGCCGATCCGGATGGGCTTGCTGCCCTGCTTGCTACGATCGCAGCCGAACGCCGGGCCCAGCCCGCAGCACCGCTTCCCCCGTGGCAGCCTGCCTGCGCGGGGACAGACCCGGCGAAGGGGCAGGCGGGGGAGCAAGCGGAGGTGCGCAGCGCGCAGCCTGCCGAGGGGTTGCTGCTCTTTAACGGCTACGGCGGGTTCGACCCCGCCGGCCGCTTCTATGAGATCCGCATCGCCCATCTCGGCGCAGGCCACCGTCGTCCGCCGCAGCCCTGGATCAATGTCATCGCCAATCCCGATTTCGGCTGTCTGGTTAGCGACTCAGGCGCGGGTTATACCTGGTCGCGCAATAGCCAGGTCAATCGCCTGACCCCCTGGTCCAACGACCCCGTCTGCGACCCGCACAGCGAGGCCCTTTATCTGCGCGACGAGGAGACGGGGGAGTCCTGGTCGCCCTGGCCCGGACCGCGCCCCGCACCTGCCGACTATCGCGTCCAGCATGGATGGGGCTTTAGCCGCTGCCTGCTCGATTATGCCGGTCTCGAACACGAGACCCTGGTCTTCGTCGCCCGCCAAGACCCCGTCAAGATCCAACGCCTGCGCCTGACCAACCGCACGGGGCGGGCTCGCCGACTCGCGATCCTCAGTTATCAGCGCCTGGTCCTAGGCCAGCGTCCGGTGTATCCAAGCCCCATCGTCGCCGCCCGCGACCCCAGGGGGTTCCTGCGCGCAACCAACCCAGATGCCGGCGCATTCGCTGGGGCCATCGTCTTTGGCCGCAGCCAATTGTCCGGTGCGACCCTGATCGGACGCGAGTTCACCACCGAGCGGCTGGCGTTCATCGGCCATCACCGCAACCCGACCGATCCGATCGCCCTGGCGCCTGGCTTCAGGCTCGCCGAGCTGACAGGGGCGGGGCGCGATCCCTGTTTTGCCGAGCATCTCCTGATGGAACTTGCCCCGGGCGAGACCATGACCTGTGACCTCTTATTCGGCGAGGCCTTGAATGAGGACCAGCTCGCCGATCTCTTGGCCCGCTATGCCGAGCCTGCGGCGATCGCCGCCGCCCACGCCGAGGCGGTCGGTTTTTGGGGAACCCTGACTTCGAGCATCCAGGTCGAGACCCCTGAACCTGCGCTCGATCGGTTGTTCAACGGCTGGGCACTCTATCAGACCCTGGGGTGCCGTATCTGGGCGCGTTCGGCCTTTTATCAGTCGGGCGGTGCCTTCGGCTTTCGCGATCAGCTCCAGGACGCCCTGGCCCTGACCATGATCCGCCCCGATCTCACCCGCGCCCAGATCCTCCTCCATGCCGCTCAGCAGCTCGTCGAGGGCGATGTGCTCCATTGGTGGCACCCAGAGCCGCTCGGCTGGGGTCTGCGCACGCGCTTTTCCGATGATCTCCTGTGGCTGCCCTATGCAACGGCGCACTATGTCAGGACGACAGGTGATCTCGACATCCTCGCCGAACCCATCCCTTATCTCCAGGCACCCCTGCTTGCGCCCGGCGAGGATGAGCGTTATCTCAAGCCCGAACCGAGCAGCGAGGTCGGCGATCTCTATGACCACTGCTGTCGCGCCATCGATCGCTCGCTAACCCAGGGGCCGCACGGCCTGCCGCTGATGGGCACCGGCGACTGGAACGACGGCATGAACCGCGTCGGGCGCGAGGGACGCGGCGAGAGCGTCTGGCTCGGGTTCTTTCTCTATCGCCTGATCGAAGACTTTCTCCCCTTGTGCCAAGGGCGAGGGGACCGGGGGCGGGCCGCGCGCTACCGCGCCTATCAGGAGCGGCTCAAGGCAGCGCTCGAGGATGCGGGCTGGGACGGCGCCTGGTATCGGCGGGCCTATGACGACGACGGGGCGCCGCTGGGGACGGCGCAGGACAGCGAATGCCGCATCGATGCCCTGGCCCAGTCCTGGGCGGTGCTGTCGGGGGCGGCCTCGGCCGAGCGCGCCGACCGGTCGCTAGATGCCCTGGAGCGCGAGCTAATCGATGAGACTGCGCGCCTGATCCGCCTCCTCGCCCCTCCATTCGTCAACACCCCCCGCGATCCGGGCTATATCAAAGGCTATGTCGCCGGGGTGCGCGAAAACGGCGGGCAATATACCCACGCCGCTTGCTGGTCGGTGGCGGCCCTGGCCGAGTTGGGCCGGTGCGAACGCGCCGCCCCCCTGCTTGCGATGCTCAGCCCTGCAAGCCACACCCCGACCCCAGAGGACGTCGAGCGCTATCGCCTCGAGCCCTATGCCATCGCCGCCGACATCTATGGCGCCCCACCGCATATCGGGCGCGGCGGCTGGAGCTGGTACACGGGTTCAAGCGGCTGGTGGCTGCGCGTCGGCCTGGAATGGATCTTCGGGGTGCGGCTCGAGGGGGGGCGAAGGCTGTTGCTCCGCCCCTGTATCCCCAAGGACTGGCCGGGCTTTAGCCTGGGACTACAGCTGACGGACGGCAGCGAATGCGCCATCCAGGTCGAAAACACCGGCGGCCGGGCGGTGATCGCGGCCTGGCTCGATGGTGACCCCCTCCCGCTCCAGCAGGGCGCAGCCTGCGTTTTGCTTTCCGGCGGCCCCAGGCGTTATGCCGTCAAGCTTCGCTTGGGGTGAGCGATGGAGCGCGGGCGCCCCGCCTGCTCTCTCCATGGACGGTCGAGTTTTGCGCCGGGCGCATCGGGCCTTTTATCCTTGCCAATAGGGTTCGCCATGCGCACCCGATGGCCTTTTCCTAAGCACCTCTTCCTCAAGGACCCAGTATGCCCAAGAATCTGTTTGATGCCGCTGCCCGGGCGCTTGCTGCCTGTTATGTATCGATGACCCTGCCGTTCCAAGCGTCCGCTGCCGAGATCCAACCCTTGCAGGTGGCAGTGATCAAGGCAACCACAGGTCTTTGTCTGCGCGGTCAGATCTGTCACAAGGATCGTGCCGGTTCCTGGACACCGCGCAAACCGATCGCGATCCTTGCCGTCTCTGCGGCCGAGCAGGCCGATGTGGACCTCTATGCCGATATCGAGGTGAGCACCAAGCCCGAGATGTATCAATGTGCGGGTGAGGACGCGCGCGGCTGTATCTTTCGCGCCAAGTATTCGGGCCCAGGCCTGTTCGACTATGCTGCCCAGTCAGGCAGCACCTATCTGGGATCGAACATCACGACCACGGCCCTGAGCTTTCCGGCGGGCTATGGCATCCATATCCCTGCCGGCGAGCCGATCTATGTCCATCTCGATGTGCACAATGCGAGCCTGATCGATCTCAAGGTCGATCAAGACGTCTGGCTGTATTACACCGAGCTCAAATAGGGCGCAGATGGTGCGCCCTGAGATATTGCGGTCGAGACGCCCGTGCAGTGCGCACTTTAGGCGCTAAATCCTGAGCCCGGGCGGTCGCCGAGCGCCATCCAGCCATCCTGGATAAGGGGAGGTGTGCCGAGATCCCGAGCCAGCCAAGCGCCTGTCCCCAGACCGTGCGCCAGGGGGTTGGCGAGTGCACCCGCAAGCTGGGCAGTTGGCCACAGCCCTGCCGCGCTGTCGATGAGGCTGGTGATGACCACCTCCAGGCTAGATCCCTGGGTGTGTCGGGCGAGCGCCAGGGTCCGGCGCAGCCCCCCGATCGCAGCAGGTTTGAGCACCAGCCGCCGCACGCCCAACGCCCTCGGATCGCAACCAGCAAAACGCGCAATGAGCGACTCATCTAGAGCCAGGGCAAATGGGGCCTGGGATTGAAGCTCGGCGAGTCTGAGGGGGTCAGGGTCGGCGAGCGGTTCTTCGAGGGATTCGATCGGCAGCCGCAGGCGCGCTGTTGCCTCGATGAAGCGGTGCGCCTGCGCCAGACCCCAGGCGCCGTTGGCATCGAGCCTCAGAACCAAGCGATCGGCTAAACCCGGCTCGATGGCCCGTTCTAATGCCCTGAGGACCGCAAGCTCATCCTCAAGCGGCGCGATCCCGACCTTGAGCTTGATCACCCGCAGACCGCGCCGGATGCAATCAGCAAGTTGAGCCGCATCGACCTGCGCGACTGGGCCGAGGGCAGCATTGACTGCAATCCGCGCGCAGGCAGCAGGGTTTAGCCAGCAGCGCAGGCATATACCACGCTGTTGGCTGAGGAGATCGGCCAGGGCGCAAGCGAGGGCATAGTGCGCGGCCGGGGTGCGTTCCTTGGGTGGGGTGCACCCTATGGCATGTGCGGTCTCATCGAGGGGATCGATCTCGGTAAGGAGCTGTTCGGGATCGCAGCCGACAAAGGCATGAGCCCATCGCTCTAGCATGGCCGAGGCCGCAACAAGCGGTTCGGTCCCCGCCTCGGGCAGGGGGGCGCAGTCTCCATAGCCGATCAGCCCCTTCGCCTCGACCCGGACCAGAAGGCCGCGGCGCAACCTGATCGCACCATGCGCGCTCGCCCATGGACGACGCAGGGGGAGTGCGTATGGCCTCAGCTCCAAGCGCTCGATCAGGGCCATCGAGGCCAGAAGAGCCCGAGGATCAAAAGCAGAACCAGGAATGCCTGATATTGGGCGGTCAGGGCGAGCAATCCGTTGAGCTCGGGACCGATCCCCAGGCGCCACAGCCGCCAGATCAAGAGCGCGCCCAACGGCAAAGCGCCAGCCAAGACCCAAGGGGCTTGCAGCGGTTGCAGCGCCATCAGCAAGGGGACGGGCAGGAGTACCAAGGCGGCATAGAGAAATCTGGCGCGCGGTCGGCCCAGGAGGGCGCAGAGGGTCTTTCTCCCCGCAGCAAGATCGCTCTCCAGATCCCGATAGTTATTGACCAAGAGCACGGCCGCAGCCAAGGAGCCGAGCGCGACACCGGCGATCCAGGCGGACCCCGAAGGACTCAGGGTCTGGAGATAATAGGTCCCGGCGACTGCAGCAACCCCAAAAAAGGCCCAAGCATAGAGTTCGCCGAATGGACCATAGGCGATCGGGCGCGGCCCGCCCGTATAGGCATAACCCGCAGCTAGCGATGCCAGACCGAGCAGCAGGATCGGCAGCCCCCCGCGGGCGAGCAGGATCAAGCCAAGGGCAAAGGCCAGGGCGAACATCAGATGTGCCGCCAGTTTGACCTCCTGCGCTTTGAACCACCCTTGGGCGGTGGCACGCGGCGGGCCCAGGCGCGCGAATGTGTCGGCGCCGCGCTCGAAGTCGGCGGCGTCGTTATAGAGATTGGTGCCGATCTGGATCGCAGCAGCGGCAAGCAGGGTGACCGCGGCGATCCCGAGCGCAAGCCCCCCCTGCTCGGCCAGGACTAAGGCTAGACCTGCAACCACCGGCGACAAGCTCAGGGGCAGGGTCTTGGGGCGCGCCGCCAGCAACCAACGGCGAAGCAGCGGGGGAGAAGGAGATGGGGGCATAGGGCGATCGAAACGAGTAAGGGTGCATTGCGCACCCTAGGCCCGGTCATGGGCTGCCTATGGCCGTCGCCTGAAGCGACGAAAATCGGGCGGGCGGCGTTCCAAAAAGGCATTGCGCCCTTCTTGCGCCTCCTCCGTCATATAGAACAGGGCCGTGGCATTGCCCGCGAGCTCCTGGATGCCGGCCAGACCATCTGTATCGGCATTGAATGCCGCCTTGAGCACCCGCAGCGCGGTAGGCGAGAGGCGATTCATCTGCCGGCACCAGGCCACGGTCACAAGCTCGAGCTCGGCCAAGGGAACCACGGCATTGACCAACCCCATCGCCAACGCCTCTTGTGCGTCATATTGACGGCATAGGAACCAGATCTCCTTGGCCTTTTTTAGTCCTATGGTGCGGGCGAGGAGACCTGCGCCCAACCCGGCATCGAAGCTCCCCACCCGCGGACCGGTCTGACCGAAACGCGCATTCTCGGCAGCGATGGTCAGATCGCAGACCAGATGCAGGACATGTCCGCCGCCGATGGCATAGCCTGCGACCATGGCCACTACGGGTTTGGGTAGGGTGCGGATCTGGCGCTGGAGGTCTAAGACATTCAGAGACTCAACCCCTTGTGCGTCCTGATAGCCCTCGTGCCCACGCACCCGCTGGTCACCGCCCGAACAAAAGGCGAGTTCACCCGCCCCAGTGAGGATGATCGAACCGATCTCTGGGTCCAGATGGGCGCGCTGGAAAGCATGGATGAGCTCGCGTACCGTCTGGGGCCTAAAGGCATTGCGCACCTCGGGGCGATTGATGGTGATCTTGGCGATGCCTTCGGCGCGGTGATACAGAATATCCTGATACTGGACATCTTGGGGGCTTTCCCAATAGATGGGGCGGCGGTCTTCCTCTGGCCAATCTGCAAGGCGGTGCATGATCGTTGGCTGCCTTTAAGCGGGATTTAAACGGAGTAGGGTGTGCAATGCGCACCCTAGTGTTTGGTGGCTGGATTATAGCGCGTGCTATTGGTTAAAGGTCAGCAGTGGCTTGGCCTTAGCCCTCGCCGTCAAAGATGCTTACCAGATCCAGCGCGTCGAGCGCGCGGTTAAACCAGGCCTTGATTTCGGCAAGCGAGACCTGGGCGATGCGCCTTGCAATGGTCTCAGACAGCGGCCCATCCAAGAGACGGTTGAGGCTCGCCACCTCGCCTTTGGGCAAGGAGGGGGTTGAATCCGTGTCCTAATCCTGGCCCATTACCTTTGCTGTATCACGGGTGAGTTGATTGCAAGACCTTTTCTAGACCGCGATGGACCTCGAGGCTCAGCTCGGCATCGACCCTGACCTCGATCAAGACGCCCTGGACACCCTGCGCCTCGGTGAGCGCCTGGACCAATTCGGTCCCATCTGCGACCTCCCAGTGGCTGAGCCCAAAGGCCTGCGTCAATGGGCCGAGGGCAAGCGGGATCGGACAACGCCAGAACCTCTCAAGGCTCGGCAGGTTGCGCTGCGGCAGGGTATCGAAGATCCGCCCGCCGCCGTTATTGATGACGATACAGGGCCTGGGACAACCGCGAAGCTGCAAGAGCCCGCTGAGGTCATGCCATAGCGACAGATCGCCCAAGAGCCCGGTCGTCGGCAGACCGCTGGCGTTGAAACCCGCCAAGGTGGAGGCTTGACCGTCGATCCCGCTTGCACCGCGGTTGCCGAAGACATGAAGCGGCAAACGGCGAGACCCGGACCAGAGGTCGAGCTGGCGGATCGGCAGCGAATTGGCGCACAGCAATCCCTCGCCCGCAGGCAGGCAAGCGATCAGGGTCCGCACCAGATGGCCCTCGCACCAAGGGGCCTGGGAAAGATAATCGGCCATCAGTCGCTCAAGGCGCTGCTCGACCTCGTTCCAGCCCTCAAGCCAGCCCTCATCCGCTTGGATCGGACAGGCGTCCGTGGTCATCGCCCAGGCACAAAACCGGCCGGGATCGGCCTGGATCTTGAGGGGAACGTCATGCGTTGGATCGCTGAACCTGCGCCCAGGCTCGACGAGGAGGGTTGGCACACCGGTCAGCCAGTCGTTCAGCCGTTTCGAGACCGGCGCCCTCCCGAAGCGGATCACCCAATCCGGTTTGAGCCCCTGGGCAAGCTCGGGGTAACGCAGCAGGGCATCATAGCGCACGATACCCGCATCCGAGCCCGGGCCAAAGCGTAGACCGGACAGCGGATCGCAGAGGACAGGAAGCCTTAAGCGTTCGGCAAGGCGCCACAAGGCCGCAGATCCTGACTTCGTCCACTCGCCTGGGCCACAACAGATCAGGCCGCGTCTGCCCAGTTGCCCTAAATCGCCGAGGTTGAGGTGGATGTCATCGCCGATGAATGGATAAGGGGAAACATCCTGATCGATCCTTGGGTACTGTGCCTGTGCCCCTTCGTCATTCGGCCAGGTCGCCGCAGGTATCAAAGGCGGATCTTCGCTTGGGGATAGCCGACAATCGGGCCCGGGCACCAGGGACTCGCGGAAGGGGAGGTTGAGATGCACAGGCCCGGGATCAAGCCCTTGGCACTCGGCAGCGGCGCGCCGCCCCAGGGCCCGGAGATATTTGCCCACCCCGGGCAATTCATCCGGCGGTCCTGGGTCATAGAAGGCGCGAACATGGACGCCGAAGAACCGCGTCTGATCGATGGTCTGGTTGGCCCCCCAGTGGCGAAGCTCGGGCGGGCGGTCGGCAGAAAGCAGGATCAGGGGGGCCCCGCTGCAATCGGCCTCGATCACCGCCGGATACCAATGGCCCAGTGCGCTCCCCGAGGTGCAGAGGACACCCACCGGACGACGGGCCGCGCGCGCTAGCCCCAAGGCAAAAAAGGCGGCGCTGCGCTCATCGAGGATCGGAAACATGCGAAGGTCATGGGCCTGGGCGGCGAGGACCAAAGGTGTGGAGCGTGAGCCGGGCGAGAGCACCAGATCGCGCATCCCGCCCTGGATCAGGCCGGCGAGCAGGGCATGGGCGGCGCGCAGATTGATGCAGCCCTGATCGGCCATGGATCTTAGGCGAACCGCAGGGCCTTGGACATGGCAGCGAGCTTATGCTCGGTCTCCTGCCATTCGCTTTCGGGTTCAGAGCCGGCGACGATCCCTGCCCCGGCATAGAGCTCGGCCTCTTGTCCCTGGATACGTGAGCAACGCAGCAGGACCCAGAGCTCGCCGCTGAGATCGGGGGCGATCAGCCCAGCTGCGCCCGTATACCAGCCGCGGGCAAAGGGTTCATGGGTGCGCAGCCAATCGGCCGCGGCTGCCCGCGGCTGGCCGTTGGTGGCCGGGGTAGGGTGCAAGTGCTCGGCCAGGGCAAAGGCATCGATCCCGGGGCGTAGCAGACCGCGTAATCGGGTTTGGAGGTGATAGGCGTTGTTGAGCGCCAGGATCTGGGGGCCTGCTGCCTCCTCCAGGGCGCGACAACAGGGCGCTAGCGCCGCATGCATCGCATCGACCACTACCTGATGCTCATGGCGATTCTTGGGGCAGGCGAGCAATGCCTGGCGGATAGCGGCATCCTGCATTTGGTCCTGAGCGCGGCAGGCGGTACCCGCGATGGCATCGGCCTCGACTCGATCGCCCCACTGTCTAAAGAGTCGCTCGGGGGTTGCAGCGATGAAGTCGCTCCCTGCATAGCGGATATGGATCACCTGGCAGCTGGGATAGGATTCGCTGAGCACAGCCCTCAGGCGTTCGAGATCGAATGGCCGCTGCCCCCGCACCGCCTGCCGGCGGCAGATCACGACCTTTTCGAGCCGGCTGTTGGCAATGTCATCGATCGCCGCCAGGACCAGACGGGACCAATCGCTAAAATCGGGTTGGCTGCGCAAGGGGTTTAGTACCGAGGCCGGCAACGGTAGCGGCGTCCCTACGCCGAGGCGCGGCGCTAAACGGGCGATCCAGCCCTCCCACCGGTGCAGCAAGGCCGCGCGCGTGATCGGACGAGAGGCGGTCAGAATCAGGGCACAGCGGTCTTGACGGCGGATCAGGGCGAGCTCGGGCAGCCACAGCAGGGTATTGGGCAGGTCTTCGCCTTCCCGAGGCCGGGGCGTGGCCGCGAATCCGAGTAACCCCTGAGCGACCAGTCCGGTTTCATCAGGATCGATCTGTACCCAGTCCTTGGACCAGGTCAGCGCGACCTGACGCAGTCTCTCCAGCCGTCCCGGGCCCTCGGCCTGCCATTGGGCAGCGATGCCGTATCCGGCATAGAACTCGCCGCGCTGGGCATGCCCCAGATAAAACCCAACCTCGCGCAGGTCGGGCGCCATCGCCAAAGGTTGGGGGAGCTCGAGGATCAGCGAGACCCAGCCCTGGTTTGCGTCGAGCGGCAGCAGGTCAAGGGTCTCGCGCAGACGGGCCCTGAGCTGATCGATGAGCTTGAGCGGTTGCAACATGCGTCGAATCGCGGCAGACGGATTTGGGGTCAATGGAAAGGGGCGAGCTGGGAAAACAGAGGTTTTGGGGAGTTGTCCATCAGGGCTTGCTCACTCAGGCGAGCTGCTGCCAAAAGCGCTCGATCTCCATCGTCGTCTCCGTCGGTTTCTCCCACTGCGGCATGCCGCGGGTGCCGGGGATGCGCTCGGCGCGCCAATTGGGGTGCCGGCTTAAGAAATCGGGTAATTCATGGAAGTCGATGTTCGGGTCCTTGTCATAGAGCACGAGGACCGGCTGGGTCACCTGGTGATACAGAGTCTCGGTGGCGCGGGGGGTAAAGAGCTGACCCGAGAGGAAATACAGGGGCGCCTGTTTGGCCCCGGGCTGATGGGTTGTGGCATAGGCATAATCGATAAGCTCTAGCGGGGTCCTTCCGGCAAAGACCTGGTTATAAAAATACCGGATGCTTAAGCGCGTGGTCAGCAGGCTAAAGAGGGCATCGCTCAATCCAGGCAGGCTCAACCAGCGATAGGCGCGCTGGGCGGCCTCTCCCATCGGCAGGCCGCGCTGATTAAAGCCGGTGGGGGAGATCATGACCAGCGAGCGGATGCGCTCGGGCGCTGCAATCGCTGTACGCGCTGCAAACTCGCAGCCCAGGGAATAGGCGATGATATCGGCAGGTTCTCGCGTCACCTCGGCAAGAAATTCGCCGATGACCTGGGCGAAGAGCGCCGGCGAATAGGGCTGGGCGGGCCGGTCCGCATGCCCAAAGCCGGGGAGATCCAGGGCATAGATGGGGCGCGTGTGGCGAAGGCGTTCGAAGAGCGGCTTCATCTCAAGCGCGCTGGGTGCGGCATTGATGCTATGGATCAAGACCGCCGGCCGTCCGGGGGATTGGGTCGCGGCATAATAATGGATCCGTCCGCCCGAGGTCTTGAGGTCATGGCGGGAGGCATCCAAAGCAGGCGGCAGGTTTGTGGATGGGCCCCTATGCGGTTGCGCTTTGCTTGCAGACTCCATCGGCTCGCTCCTCTTTTGTTTGACACTCTGCGCCCCCATCTTTCGGCACGCCCCCTGGGTTTGACTCGCAGGGGGCAAGATACTGGGGCACAGATTCACCATGCTCTATTGGGCAAAGTTTACAGCGGTCTTGGCCGCTTGTCTGTCGATCGCCGGCTGCCTTGGGCTACGCCAGCAGGTTCAGTTGCCCGCCGCT
It encodes the following:
- a CDS encoding GH36-type glycosyl hydrolase domain-containing protein yields the protein MREPMTGEGRDHRLCRRRLEVVISDSGAGQLRFKGLALTRWPGDPIEDALGSLLYLRDLDSGELWSLGYQPTRTLADDYRAADCAGGFRLEREDHRIRLRLDLRLDETLDLERRCLRIDNGSGRRRRLELTSYLEVVLFPADADAAHPAFSKLFVETARDPGTGALIARRRPRSAGESWPCLVHALVGAEAGQWETDRARFIGRGHTLARPLALLGALPLSGSLGPVLDPILSLRTWVELEAGEGCELTWLTGAADPDGLAALLATIAAERRAQPAAPLPPWQPACAGTDPAKGQAGEQAEVRSAQPAEGLLLFNGYGGFDPAGRFYEIRIAHLGAGHRRPPQPWINVIANPDFGCLVSDSGAGYTWSRNSQVNRLTPWSNDPVCDPHSEALYLRDEETGESWSPWPGPRPAPADYRVQHGWGFSRCLLDYAGLEHETLVFVARQDPVKIQRLRLTNRTGRARRLAILSYQRLVLGQRPVYPSPIVAARDPRGFLRATNPDAGAFAGAIVFGRSQLSGATLIGREFTTERLAFIGHHRNPTDPIALAPGFRLAELTGAGRDPCFAEHLLMELAPGETMTCDLLFGEALNEDQLADLLARYAEPAAIAAAHAEAVGFWGTLTSSIQVETPEPALDRLFNGWALYQTLGCRIWARSAFYQSGGAFGFRDQLQDALALTMIRPDLTRAQILLHAAQQLVEGDVLHWWHPEPLGWGLRTRFSDDLLWLPYATAHYVRTTGDLDILAEPIPYLQAPLLAPGEDERYLKPEPSSEVGDLYDHCCRAIDRSLTQGPHGLPLMGTGDWNDGMNRVGREGRGESVWLGFFLYRLIEDFLPLCQGRGDRGRAARYRAYQERLKAALEDAGWDGAWYRRAYDDDGAPLGTAQDSECRIDALAQSWAVLSGAASAERADRSLDALERELIDETARLIRLLAPPFVNTPRDPGYIKGYVAGVRENGGQYTHAACWSVAALAELGRCERAAPLLAMLSPASHTPTPEDVERYRLEPYAIAADIYGAPPHIGRGGWSWYTGSSGWWLRVGLEWIFGVRLEGGRRLLLRPCIPKDWPGFSLGLQLTDGSECAIQVENTGGRAVIAAWLDGDPLPLQQGAACVLLSGGPRRYAVKLRLG
- the menC gene encoding o-succinylbenzoate synthase, which encodes MALIERLELRPYALPLRRPWASAHGAIRLRRGLLVRVEAKGLIGYGDCAPLPEAGTEPLVAASAMLERWAHAFVGCDPEQLLTEIDPLDETAHAIGCTPPKERTPAAHYALACALADLLSQQRGICLRCWLNPAACARIAVNAALGPVAQVDAAQLADCIRRGLRVIKLKVGIAPLEDELAVLRALERAIEPGLADRLVLRLDANGAWGLAQAHRFIEATARLRLPIESLEEPLADPDPLRLAELQSQAPFALALDESLIARFAGCDPRALGVRRLVLKPAAIGGLRRTLALARHTQGSSLEVVITSLIDSAAGLWPTAQLAGALANPLAHGLGTGAWLARDLGTPPLIQDGWMALGDRPGSGFSA
- the menA gene encoding 1,4-dihydroxy-2-naphthoate octaprenyltransferase: MPPSPSPPLLRRWLLAARPKTLPLSLSPVVAGLALVLAEQGGLALGIAAVTLLAAAAIQIGTNLYNDAADFERGADTFARLGPPRATAQGWFKAQEVKLAAHLMFALAFALGLILLARGGLPILLLGLASLAAGYAYTGGPRPIAYGPFGELYAWAFFGVAAVAGTYYLQTLSPSGSAWIAGVALGSLAAAVLLVNNYRDLESDLAAGRKTLCALLGRPRARFLYAALVLLPVPLLMALQPLQAPWVLAGALPLGALLIWRLWRLGIGPELNGLLALTAQYQAFLVLLLILGLFWPRWP
- the menB gene encoding 1,4-dihydroxy-2-naphthoyl-CoA synthase, whose product is MHRLADWPEEDRRPIYWESPQDVQYQDILYHRAEGIAKITINRPEVRNAFRPQTVRELIHAFQRAHLDPEIGSIILTGAGELAFCSGGDQRVRGHEGYQDAQGVESLNVLDLQRQIRTLPKPVVAMVAGYAIGGGHVLHLVCDLTIAAENARFGQTGPRVGSFDAGLGAGLLARTIGLKKAKEIWFLCRQYDAQEALAMGLVNAVVPLAELELVTVAWCRQMNRLSPTALRVLKAAFNADTDGLAGIQELAGNATALFYMTEEAQEGRNAFLERRPPDFRRFRRRP
- the menD gene encoding 2-succinyl-5-enolpyruvyl-6-hydroxy-3-cyclohexene-1-carboxylic-acid synthase; translation: MADQGCINLRAAHALLAGLIQGGMRDLVLSPGSRSTPLVLAAQAHDLRMFPILDERSAAFFALGLARAARRPVGVLCTSGSALGHWYPAVIEADCSGAPLILLSADRPPELRHWGANQTIDQTRFFGVHVRAFYDPGPPDELPGVGKYLRALGRRAAAECQGLDPGPVHLNLPFRESLVPGPDCRLSPSEDPPLIPAATWPNDEGAQAQYPRIDQDVSPYPFIGDDIHLNLGDLGQLGRRGLICCGPGEWTKSGSAALWRLAERLRLPVLCDPLSGLRFGPGSDAGIVRYDALLRYPELAQGLKPDWVIRFGRAPVSKRLNDWLTGVPTLLVEPGRRFSDPTHDVPLKIQADPGRFCAWAMTTDACPIQADEGWLEGWNEVEQRLERLMADYLSQAPWCEGHLVRTLIACLPAGEGLLCANSLPIRQLDLWSGSRRLPLHVFGNRGASGIDGQASTLAGFNASGLPTTGLLGDLSLWHDLSGLLQLRGCPRPCIVINNGGGRIFDTLPQRNLPSLERFWRCPIPLALGPLTQAFGLSHWEVADGTELVQALTEAQGVQGVLIEVRVDAELSLEVHRGLEKVLQSTHP
- a CDS encoding isochorismate synthase yields the protein MLQPLKLIDQLRARLRETLDLLPLDANQGWVSLILELPQPLAMAPDLREVGFYLGHAQRGEFYAGYGIAAQWQAEGPGRLERLRQVALTWSKDWVQIDPDETGLVAQGLLGFAATPRPREGEDLPNTLLWLPELALIRRQDRCALILTASRPITRAALLHRWEGWIARLAPRLGVGTPLPLPASVLNPLRSQPDFSDWSRLVLAAIDDIANSRLEKVVICRRQAVRGQRPFDLERLRAVLSESYPSCQVIHIRYAGSDFIAATPERLFRQWGDRVEADAIAGTACRAQDQMQDAAIRQALLACPKNRHEHQVVVDAMHAALAPCCRALEEAAGPQILALNNAYHLQTRLRGLLRPGIDAFALAEHLHPTPATNGQPRAAAADWLRTHEPFARGWYTGAAGLIAPDLSGELWVLLRCSRIQGQEAELYAGAGIVAGSEPESEWQETEHKLAAMSKALRFA
- a CDS encoding alpha/beta fold hydrolase, which produces MESASKAQPHRGPSTNLPPALDASRHDLKTSGGRIHYYAATQSPGRPAVLIHSINAAPSALEMKPLFERLRHTRPIYALDLPGFGHADRPAQPYSPALFAQVIGEFLAEVTREPADIIAYSLGCEFAARTAIAAPERIRSLVMISPTGFNQRGLPMGEAAQRAYRWLSLPGLSDALFSLLTTRLSIRYFYNQVFAGRTPLELIDYAYATTHQPGAKQAPLYFLSGQLFTPRATETLYHQVTQPVLVLYDKDPNIDFHELPDFLSRHPNWRAERIPGTRGMPQWEKPTETTMEIERFWQQLA